ACATCACCTACAAGAAGGACACCACCCTGGCCATGCTGTGGGCCGCCACTGCCCGCGGCGCCTCGCTCTACTACATGGAGCAGGAGGATCTCTTCCTGCGCGACGGCCGTGCCCATGCGCGGCTGCGCGATCTCGAGGTCTTCAAGGACCCCGAGGACTGGTATCGCCTCGGCGAGCCGGCGGCCACGCCGCTGGCCGAGCTCGACGTGATCCTGATGCGCAAGGACCCGCCGGTGGACGGCAATTTCCTCAATGCCGTACACCTGCTGGGCTTCGCCGAGCGTGAGGGCGTGCTGGTGGTCAATCCGACCCGGGCGCTGCTCGAGTGCAACGAGAAGCTCTTCGCCCAGCAGTTTCCGCAGTGTTGCACGCCGACCCTGGTCTCCTGCAGCGAGCCGGTGCTGCGCGCCTTCCAGGCCGAGCATGGCGACGTCATCTTCAAGCCGCTGGATGGCATGGGGGGCAGCGGCATCTTTCACGTGCGCCCGGACGGGAGCAACATCGGCGCCATCATCGAGACCCTCACCGACCGGGGGCATCGCCAGATCATGGCGCAGCGCTACCTCCCCGAGATCAAGGACGGCGACACCCGCATCCTGCTGGTCGACGGCGAGCCGATTCCCTATGGCCTGGCCCGGGTACCGATGGCCGGCGAGACCCGTGGCAACCTGGCCGCCGGCGGGCGCGGCGTCAGCCGCGAGCTGACCGAGCGCGATCACTGGCTGATCGAACAGGTCAAGCCGATGATTCAGGAGAAGGGCCTGTTGTTCGTCGGCCTCGACGTGATCGGCGATTACATCACCGAGATCAACGTCACGAGCCCCACCTGCGTGCGCGAGATCGACGACCAGTGCGGCACCGACATCGCCGGCACCCTGATGGACGCCATCGAGCGCCGCCTCGCCGCCCGGCGGGCCGGCTAGGTCCTCGCCATGGCCAGCCTCGGCGATATCGTTGGCCCGCGCCCCGGCGTCGGGGCCTTCGATGTCCAGGTCCATGCCCCGGTCACCCGGGGCTATCGCCGTGCCCTAGCCTTAGCGCTGGCGGTCGGCCTGCACCTGATCCTCCTGGGGCTGGGGGCGTGGGTCTCGCTGCCCATGCCGTCCACGCCATCTACGCCGGAGCCGCCCAGCCTCGACGTGGTGCTGGTCAGCCGCCCAGCCGCGGAGCCCGAGCGGGCTCTTGCCATCGCCGAGGCGGCCCAGCAGGCCGCCCGGGTCGAGGCGCCGCCAGCGCCCGATGCCGCACCTCCTTCCGAAGCGACACCCGAGCCTGCAGAGCGCACCACCGAGCAGGCCGCCGCGCCCTCTCCTGAACCCGTCGCTGAGCCTGAGCCTGCGCTCGAGCCATCATCGGACCCTGAGCCTGCGCCCGAGGCGCCGGCGCTGTCCGGCCGCGAGCTGGCCGCCAGCGCCACCGCCTCGTTGCGCGAGCGGGACTTCGCCATGAACGAGCCTGCCGCCGAGCTTGCCGACCGGTCGCAGCAAGCCGCCCGGCAAGCCGCCGAGGCCCGCTACGTGGACGCCTGGACGCGGCGGGTGCAGGACTTCGGCAACCGCTTCTACCCCGCGCCGCCGGACCTGGATGGCCAGCTGAAGCTTCGCGTGGTGATCGACCATCAGGGGAAGCTCCTGCAGGTAGAGGTGGTACAATCGTCCGGACACCCCGAACTCGACCAGGCGGCGCTGAATACCATCCGTGGCGCAGCCCCCTACCGGCCCTTCGATCAAGGCATGGCCGGGCTCGACCGCCTGTCCATCAGTCGCGTCTGGCGATTCGGCACCGGCAACGATTTCGGCGTGCGCTGACGCCCGGGAGGCCCATGCAAAGCTTGAAGCACCATTTTCTGCTGGCGATGCCCCATCTCGAAGATCCCAACTTCGCGGGCAGCCTGAGCTACCTGTGTGATCACGACGACAACGGCACCATGGGCGTGATCGTCAATCATCCCCTGGACATGAGCCTCGACGCCCTCTTCGAGCAGCTGGATCTGGATGCCAGCGAGAGCCTGCACCGCAATGCCCCGGTCTACTACGGCGGCCCGGTCCACCAGGATCGTGGCTTCATCCTGCACAGGGGCTCCTCAAAGCCCTGGGACTCGAGCATCCAGGTCGACCACGACGTCGCCCTCACCACCTCGATGGACATGCTCAAGGCACTCGCCGAGGGCCGTGGCCCCGACGACTTCCTGCTCTGCCTGGGCTGCAGCGGCTGGGAGGCCGGCCAGCTCGAGGACGAGCTGAAGGACAATGCCTGGCTGACCGTCGAGGGCGATAGCCGCATTCTCTTCGAGACGCCGTCGGAGCAGCGCCTGCATGCCGCCGCCGGCATCCTCGGCATCGACCTGAACCTGATGAGCCGCGAGGCGGGGCACTCCTGATGGCCAACCCAGGCGAGCGGCTGATCCTGGCCTTCGACTTCGGCACCCGGCGCATCGGCGTGGCGGTGGGCAACGAGATGCTCCGGCGCGCCACCGCCCTGGAGCCGCTGCCGGCCCGGGACGGCATCCCCGACTGGGCGCAGGTCACGCGCTTGATCGAGGAGTGGCGCCC
The genomic region above belongs to Halomonas sp. YLGW01 and contains:
- a CDS encoding TonB family protein, which translates into the protein MASLGDIVGPRPGVGAFDVQVHAPVTRGYRRALALALAVGLHLILLGLGAWVSLPMPSTPSTPEPPSLDVVLVSRPAAEPERALAIAEAAQQAARVEAPPAPDAAPPSEATPEPAERTTEQAAAPSPEPVAEPEPALEPSSDPEPAPEAPALSGRELAASATASLRERDFAMNEPAAELADRSQQAARQAAEARYVDAWTRRVQDFGNRFYPAPPDLDGQLKLRVVIDHQGKLLQVEVVQSSGHPELDQAALNTIRGAAPYRPFDQGMAGLDRLSISRVWRFGTGNDFGVR
- the gshB gene encoding glutathione synthase; translation: MNEPIDNPGSASRGERALKIGVVMDPIADITYKKDTTLAMLWAATARGASLYYMEQEDLFLRDGRAHARLRDLEVFKDPEDWYRLGEPAATPLAELDVILMRKDPPVDGNFLNAVHLLGFAEREGVLVVNPTRALLECNEKLFAQQFPQCCTPTLVSCSEPVLRAFQAEHGDVIFKPLDGMGGSGIFHVRPDGSNIGAIIETLTDRGHRQIMAQRYLPEIKDGDTRILLVDGEPIPYGLARVPMAGETRGNLAAGGRGVSRELTERDHWLIEQVKPMIQEKGLLFVGLDVIGDYITEINVTSPTCVREIDDQCGTDIAGTLMDAIERRLAARRAG
- a CDS encoding YqgE/AlgH family protein; this translates as MQSLKHHFLLAMPHLEDPNFAGSLSYLCDHDDNGTMGVIVNHPLDMSLDALFEQLDLDASESLHRNAPVYYGGPVHQDRGFILHRGSSKPWDSSIQVDHDVALTTSMDMLKALAEGRGPDDFLLCLGCSGWEAGQLEDELKDNAWLTVEGDSRILFETPSEQRLHAAAGILGIDLNLMSREAGHS